Proteins encoded within one genomic window of Misgurnus anguillicaudatus chromosome 18, ASM2758022v2, whole genome shotgun sequence:
- the atf3 gene encoding cyclic AMP-dependent transcription factor ATF-3, whose protein sequence is MMLQYPGLGPSEISASALVPCLSPPGSLTLDDFTNFTPLVKEELRYAIQNKRLSNGMSAISPDRCYNSDRPTDLPIMKREIIPEESDRKKRRRERNKIAAAKCRNKKKEKTDHLQKESEKLESINAELKAQIEELKNQKQQLVYMLNLHRPTCIVRAQNGQTPEDERKLFIQQIKETTLQGLNLTINGSMQTTIATSCGHL, encoded by the exons ATGATGCTTCAGTATCCTGGTTTGGGTCCGTCTGAGATCAGTGCGTCGGCTCTGGTACCCTGCCTCTCCCCTCCGGGATCTCTCACGCTGGACGATTTCACAAACTTCACACCGTTGGTCAAAGAGGAGCTGCGATACGCCATCCAAAACAAGCGGCTGTCCAACGGCATGAGCGCGATCTCACCAGATCGGTGTTACAACTCCGACAGACCCACAGATCTGCCGATCATGAAGCGGGAG ATCATTCCTGAAGAGAGTGACAGAAAAAAGAGAAGAAGGGAGCGAAATAAAATTGCAGCAGCAAAATGCCGAAACAAGAAAAAGGAGAAAACCGACCATTTACAAAAG GAGTCAGAGAAACTTGAGTCCATCAATGCCGAGCTGAAGGCCCAGATCGAGGAGCTGAAGAACCAAAAGCAACAGTTAGTTTACATGCTGAACCTCCACAGGCCCACCTGTATCGTCCGCGCTCAGAACGGTCAGACCCCTGAGGACGAGAGAAAGCTTTTCATCCAACAGATCAAGGAGACCACCCTTCAAGGTCTTAACCTTACCATAAACGGATCAATGCAAACCACAATAGCAACAAGTTGTGGGCATCTCTGA
- the batf3 gene encoding basic leucine zipper transcriptional factor ATF-like 3, producing MSLFNVTSNLTQNDAASLRMCRKSESSDDDDKRLKRREKNRVAAQRSRKRQTQRADELHEEYECLEQENSLLKKEVQLLIEEQQHLTEALKAHEPLCPVLNCGTASTTRCPVPSEFMSR from the exons ATGTCACTTTTCAATGTGACGAGTAACTTGACTCAAAATGATGCTGCATCTTTACGGATGTGTAGAAAAAGCGAG AGCTCTGATGATGACGACAAAAGGTTAAAAAGAAGAGAAAAGAATCGAGTGGCTGCGCAGAGGAGCCGGAAAAGACAAACCCAGAGAGCCGATGAGCTTCATGAG GAATATGAGTGTCTGGAACAAGAGAACAGCTTGCTAAAGAAGGAAGTTCAGTTGTTGATTGAGGAACAGCAACATTTGACAGAAGCCCTCAAAGCCCATGAGCCCCTGTGCCCTGTCTTGAACTGTGGTACGGCCTCAACAACAAGGTGCCCAGTGCCATCTGAGTTTATGTCTAGATAG
- the nsl1 gene encoding kinetochore-associated protein NSL1 homolog translates to MEIDDRASEADFRVNVKSKAVVREQLEKYKDVFKTLLDGQSQISEEDKAKLLKEMIVNFEFAVQENIVIGGLSWDEASEEYCEDNESKLNDTLDEKIVETALKRSSYPKQIRNQVVRSLRAERKLMGLYEQAVKPEDIKPDPVQETIMKNLSTTAPTMFKQASAVMKSLRSLKQAADGLRQALNMQPSLESVEIYKEILGSSVGASCPDLHHRLPSTIKRAASDAEYSADYVPAPKIIHNETNSDE, encoded by the exons ATGGAAATAGATGATCGTGCGAGTGAAGCAGATTTTAGAGTAAATGTCAAGTCAAAAGCAGTCGTTCGGGAACAGCTTGAAAAGTATAAAGACGTATTTAAAACGTTGCTAGATGGCCAAAGTCAAATTTCCGAAGAGGACAAGGCCAAACTGCTGAAAGAAATGATTGTG AACTTTGAGTTTGCAGTACAGGAAAATATAGTTATTGGTGGCTTATCATGGGATGAGGCATCAGAGGAATATTGTGAAG ACAATGAGAGTAAGTTAAATGACACATTGGATGAGAAGATTGTTGAAACTGCTTTGAAACGCAGCTCTTACCCGAAGCAAATACGCAACCAAGTTGTGCGCTCACTGAGAGCAGAGAGAAAGCTTATG GGTTTGTATGAACAGGCAGTAAAGCCAGAAGACATAAAACCAGACCCTGTTCAAG AAACTATCATGAAAAACTTATCCACCACTGCTCCCACCATGTTCAAACAAGCCAGTGCAGTTATGAAG TCTCTGAGAAGTCTGAAGCAGGCTGCCGACGGCTTGCGTCAAGCACTAAACATGCAGCCTTCTTTGGAGTCGGTGGAAATCTATAAAGAAATTTTGGGAAGTTCAGTGGGAGCTAGCTGTCCAGATCTTCACCACAGGCTTCCCTCGACCATCAAAAGAGCTGCGTCTGATGCAGAATACAGTGCAGATTATGTACCTGCTCCAAAAATCATTCACAATGAGACGAATagtgatgaataa
- the tatdn3 gene encoding putative deoxyribonuclease tatdn3 isoform X2 has product MARGFIDCHCHMSANEFTQDLNDVILRAKKAGVKALVAVTEGAGEFERVIKLSKVYPGFVFPCFGIHPLQGSGQDLHSVKIQDLEPSLTFFQKYRDDIVAVGEIGLDFTPWFAQTTQERDEQIKVFIKQLEISKELDLPVNVHSRSAAKVTITTMKEQGIRQALLHNFAGKPSVAMEGVQAGFCFSFPPAVVRNEQRAKLIKQIPLEHICLETDSPALGLNKDVRNEPQNIMICCEYIAKLKGVSLDRVMEVTTQNAFRLFSKLKV; this is encoded by the exons ATGGCTAGAGGGTTCATTGACTGTCACTGTCACATGTCAGCAAATGAGTTCACACAG GATTTGAATGATGTAATACTGAGAGCCAAAAAG GCTGGAGTAAAAGCTCTGGTTGCAGTTACAGAGGGAGCCGGTGAATTTGAGAGAGTTATTAAACTGTCAAAGGT atATCCTGGATTTGTCTTCCCTTGTTTTGGCATTCATCCCCTTCAAGGATCTGGGCAAGACTTGCATAGTGTCAAGATCCAG GACTTGGAGCCATCCCTTACTTTCTTCCAGAAGTATAGAGATGATATTGTTGCAGTGGGGGAG ATTGGTCTTGACTTTACTCCCTGGTTTGCTCAAACCACTCAAGAGCGTGATGAACAGATAAAAGTCTTTATAAAACAACTTGAAATATCTAAAGAACTGGATTTGCCAGT GAATGTACATTCCCGTTCTGCAGCTAAGGTTACCATAACCACAATGAAAGAACAAG GGATAAGACAAGCATTATTACATAATTTTGCTGGAAAGCCATCAGTTGCCATGGAAGGGGTTCAGGCTGGATTCTGCTTCTCCTTTCCGCCTGCGGTTGTCAGAAATGAACAG AGAGCAAAATTAATCAAACAAATTCCACTGGAACATATTTGCCTTGAGACAGACTCACCAGCTTTGGGACTTAACAAAGAT GTTAGAAATGAGCCACAAAACATAATGATCTGCTGCGAATACATTGCAAAACTGAAGGGAGTCTCTTTAGACAGAGTCATGGAAGTTACAACCCAAAATGCCTTTCGATTGTTTTCAAAGTTAAAAGTCTAG
- the tatdn3 gene encoding putative deoxyribonuclease tatdn3 isoform X4 — protein MARGFIDCHCHMSANEFTQDLNDVILRAKKAGVKALVAVTEGAGEFERVIKLSKVYPGFVFPCFGIHPLQGSGQDLHSVKIQIGLDFTPWFAQTTQERDEQIKVFIKQLEISKELDLPVNVHSRSAAKVTITTMKEQGIRQALLHNFAGKPSVAMEGVQAGFCFSFPPAVVRNEQRAKLIKQIPLEHICLETDSPALGLNKDVRNEPQNIMICCEYIAKLKGVSLDRVMEVTTQNAFRLFSKLKV, from the exons ATGGCTAGAGGGTTCATTGACTGTCACTGTCACATGTCAGCAAATGAGTTCACACAG GATTTGAATGATGTAATACTGAGAGCCAAAAAG GCTGGAGTAAAAGCTCTGGTTGCAGTTACAGAGGGAGCCGGTGAATTTGAGAGAGTTATTAAACTGTCAAAGGT atATCCTGGATTTGTCTTCCCTTGTTTTGGCATTCATCCCCTTCAAGGATCTGGGCAAGACTTGCATAGTGTCAAGATCCAG ATTGGTCTTGACTTTACTCCCTGGTTTGCTCAAACCACTCAAGAGCGTGATGAACAGATAAAAGTCTTTATAAAACAACTTGAAATATCTAAAGAACTGGATTTGCCAGT GAATGTACATTCCCGTTCTGCAGCTAAGGTTACCATAACCACAATGAAAGAACAAG GGATAAGACAAGCATTATTACATAATTTTGCTGGAAAGCCATCAGTTGCCATGGAAGGGGTTCAGGCTGGATTCTGCTTCTCCTTTCCGCCTGCGGTTGTCAGAAATGAACAG AGAGCAAAATTAATCAAACAAATTCCACTGGAACATATTTGCCTTGAGACAGACTCACCAGCTTTGGGACTTAACAAAGAT GTTAGAAATGAGCCACAAAACATAATGATCTGCTGCGAATACATTGCAAAACTGAAGGGAGTCTCTTTAGACAGAGTCATGGAAGTTACAACCCAAAATGCCTTTCGATTGTTTTCAAAGTTAAAAGTCTAG
- the tatdn3 gene encoding putative deoxyribonuclease tatdn3 isoform X1, with protein MARGFIDCHCHMSANEFTQVRKLPKSSTLLCTSYLKDLNDVILRAKKAGVKALVAVTEGAGEFERVIKLSKVYPGFVFPCFGIHPLQGSGQDLHSVKIQDLEPSLTFFQKYRDDIVAVGEIGLDFTPWFAQTTQERDEQIKVFIKQLEISKELDLPVNVHSRSAAKVTITTMKEQGIRQALLHNFAGKPSVAMEGVQAGFCFSFPPAVVRNEQRAKLIKQIPLEHICLETDSPALGLNKDVRNEPQNIMICCEYIAKLKGVSLDRVMEVTTQNAFRLFSKLKV; from the exons ATGGCTAGAGGGTTCATTGACTGTCACTGTCACATGTCAGCAAATGAGTTCACACAGGTAAGAAAGCTCCCGAAGTCATCAACTTTATTGTGCACGTCTTATCTGAAG GATTTGAATGATGTAATACTGAGAGCCAAAAAG GCTGGAGTAAAAGCTCTGGTTGCAGTTACAGAGGGAGCCGGTGAATTTGAGAGAGTTATTAAACTGTCAAAGGT atATCCTGGATTTGTCTTCCCTTGTTTTGGCATTCATCCCCTTCAAGGATCTGGGCAAGACTTGCATAGTGTCAAGATCCAG GACTTGGAGCCATCCCTTACTTTCTTCCAGAAGTATAGAGATGATATTGTTGCAGTGGGGGAG ATTGGTCTTGACTTTACTCCCTGGTTTGCTCAAACCACTCAAGAGCGTGATGAACAGATAAAAGTCTTTATAAAACAACTTGAAATATCTAAAGAACTGGATTTGCCAGT GAATGTACATTCCCGTTCTGCAGCTAAGGTTACCATAACCACAATGAAAGAACAAG GGATAAGACAAGCATTATTACATAATTTTGCTGGAAAGCCATCAGTTGCCATGGAAGGGGTTCAGGCTGGATTCTGCTTCTCCTTTCCGCCTGCGGTTGTCAGAAATGAACAG AGAGCAAAATTAATCAAACAAATTCCACTGGAACATATTTGCCTTGAGACAGACTCACCAGCTTTGGGACTTAACAAAGAT GTTAGAAATGAGCCACAAAACATAATGATCTGCTGCGAATACATTGCAAAACTGAAGGGAGTCTCTTTAGACAGAGTCATGGAAGTTACAACCCAAAATGCCTTTCGATTGTTTTCAAAGTTAAAAGTCTAG
- the tatdn3 gene encoding putative deoxyribonuclease tatdn3 isoform X3, translating to MARGFIDCHCHMSANEFTQVRKLPKSSTLLCTSYLKDLNDVILRAKKAGVKALVAVTEGAGEFERVIKLSKVYPGFVFPCFGIHPLQGSGQDLHSVKIQIGLDFTPWFAQTTQERDEQIKVFIKQLEISKELDLPVNVHSRSAAKVTITTMKEQGIRQALLHNFAGKPSVAMEGVQAGFCFSFPPAVVRNEQRAKLIKQIPLEHICLETDSPALGLNKDVRNEPQNIMICCEYIAKLKGVSLDRVMEVTTQNAFRLFSKLKV from the exons ATGGCTAGAGGGTTCATTGACTGTCACTGTCACATGTCAGCAAATGAGTTCACACAGGTAAGAAAGCTCCCGAAGTCATCAACTTTATTGTGCACGTCTTATCTGAAG GATTTGAATGATGTAATACTGAGAGCCAAAAAG GCTGGAGTAAAAGCTCTGGTTGCAGTTACAGAGGGAGCCGGTGAATTTGAGAGAGTTATTAAACTGTCAAAGGT atATCCTGGATTTGTCTTCCCTTGTTTTGGCATTCATCCCCTTCAAGGATCTGGGCAAGACTTGCATAGTGTCAAGATCCAG ATTGGTCTTGACTTTACTCCCTGGTTTGCTCAAACCACTCAAGAGCGTGATGAACAGATAAAAGTCTTTATAAAACAACTTGAAATATCTAAAGAACTGGATTTGCCAGT GAATGTACATTCCCGTTCTGCAGCTAAGGTTACCATAACCACAATGAAAGAACAAG GGATAAGACAAGCATTATTACATAATTTTGCTGGAAAGCCATCAGTTGCCATGGAAGGGGTTCAGGCTGGATTCTGCTTCTCCTTTCCGCCTGCGGTTGTCAGAAATGAACAG AGAGCAAAATTAATCAAACAAATTCCACTGGAACATATTTGCCTTGAGACAGACTCACCAGCTTTGGGACTTAACAAAGAT GTTAGAAATGAGCCACAAAACATAATGATCTGCTGCGAATACATTGCAAAACTGAAGGGAGTCTCTTTAGACAGAGTCATGGAAGTTACAACCCAAAATGCCTTTCGATTGTTTTCAAAGTTAAAAGTCTAG
- the spata45 gene encoding spermatogenesis-associated protein 45, translating into MSKSKQDKLYELNMRRETWCRVETTSKFWNLPERRHFRCHLQDTRGSSSMPEQRSSWMQSNNTRHPQRRHFEESYESHLV; encoded by the exons ATGTCGAAATCAAAGCAAGATAAACTGTACGAGTTAAATATGCGCAGAGAGACCTGGTGTCGCGTGGAAACAACCAGTAAGTTCTGGAATCTACCTGAAAGAAGACACTTCCGGTGTCACCTCCAGGATACCCGTGGCTCAAGTTCGATGCCCGAGCAACGATCGTCGTggatgcagagcaacaacaccAGACATCCACAGAGGAGACACTTTGAAGAAAGCT ATGAATCTCATCTGGTATGA
- the flvcr1 gene encoding heme transporter FLVCR1 produces MVAGELLQEQHILPDKTPGGSVSACETPDGGNTEHYKTLSNGSVHITLDPKVLEQELPAPDEKDAMLPSDQNKPLETKRYLWRFAVLAVFSLYSLVNAFQWIQYGIIANIFTNYYNVSDVMVDWLSVVYMVAYVPLIFPATWLLDKKGLRMTALLGAGLNAVGAWVKCASVGPNLFWVTMTAQIICSVAQVFILGLPSRIASVWFGPSEVSTACATAVLGNQLGVAIGFLLPPVLVPNTAEDKELMGYNISIMFYGTAAISTLLFFLTVFVIKDKPPLPPSKAQAVLCETPDEDYSYKKSIINLFKNKPFILLLISYGIMTGTFYSVSTLLNRMIITHYPGEELNAGRIGLTLVVAGMVGSILCGLWLDRTKTYKMTTLIVYILSFIGMVVFTFTLDLGYLLVIFINAGVLGFFMTGYLPIGFEFGVEITYPESEGTSSGLLNAFAQVFGIIFTLIQGQLITDYNPLIGNIFLCAWTFLGIILTALIKSDLKRHNINVGNTDKGQAVPEEKEPCAAKLESSLPHDTSL; encoded by the exons ATGGTGGCGGGAGAGTTGCTTCAAGAACAACATATTTTGCCCGACAAAACACCTGGCGGGAGTGTCAGTGCCTGCGAGACGCCCGATGGAGGAAATACAGAACACTACAAGACGCTTTCCAATGGCTCCGTTCATATAACTTTAGATCCAAAGGTGCTGGAGCAAGAGCTTCCAGCACCGGATGAAAAAGACGCGATGCTTCCCAGCGACCAGAATAAACCTCTGGAAACCAAACGGTATTTGTGGAGGTTCGCTGTACTGGCGGTGTTCAGCCTTTATTCCCTCGTCAACGCCTTTCAGTGGATCCAATACGGCATTATCGCAAACATCTTCACGAACTATTATAATGTATCAGACGTGATGGTTGACTGGCTCTCCGTGGTCTATATGGTCGCGTACGTGCCCTTGATCTTCCCCGCTACATGGCTGTTGGATAAAAAGGGACTGAGGATGACAGCGTTACTGGGGGCCGGCCTGAATGCAGTGGGCGCTTGGGTGAAATGCGCCAGTGTGGGTCCTAATCTCTTTTGGGTCACCATGACCGCACAGATTATATGTTCTGTGGCACAGGTGTTCATTTTGGGACTCCCCTCCAGAATCGCATCGGTGTGGTTCGGGCCCAGTGAAGTTTCCACAGCGTGTGCCACTGCTGTGTTAGGCAATCAG CTTGGTGTGGCTATTGGTTTCCTGCTGCCACCTGTTCTGGTTCCCAATACTGCAGAAGACAAAGAGCTCATGGGCTACAACATCAGCATAATGTTTTATGGGACAGCTGCAATTTCAACTCTGCTCTTCTTTTTAACAGTATTTG TCATTAAGGACAAACCTCCACTTCCACCCAGCAAGGCCCAAGCTGTACTCTGCGAAACACCTGATGAAGATTATTCATACAAGAAGTCCATCATCAACCTCTTCAAGAACAAGCCATTCATTCTGCTTCTCATTTCTTATG GCATTATGACGGGAACTTTCTACTCCGTATCTACGCTCTTAAATCGAATGATAATTACTCACTATCCG GGTGAAGAGTTAAATGCTGGTAGAATTGGCTTGACTTTGGTGGTGGCTGGAATGGTTGGCTCAATACTCTGCGGACTCTGGCTGGATCGTACTAAAACTTATAA AATGACCACGTTGATCGTCTACATCTTGTCCTTCATTGGAATGGTCGTGTTCACATTCACTCTGGATTTGGGATATTTGCTTGTGATCTTCATAAATGCTGGAGTTCTCGG GTTTTTTATGACCGGTTATCTTCCCATTGGCTTTGAGTTTGGTGTCGAAATCACATACCCGGAGTCTGAGGGCACATCTTCTGGTCTTCTGAATGCATTCGCACAG gTTTTTGGGATCATTTTTACTCTCATCCAAGGACAGCTCATCACCGATTACAACCCACTCATCGGAAACATTTTCTTGTGCGCTTGGACCTTCCTAGGCATCATTCTAACAg CTTTGATTAAATCAGACCTCAAAAGACACAACATCAATGTGGGCAACACTGACAAAGGGCAAGCA GTGCCTGAAGAGAAAGAACCCTGTGCTGCCAAACTGGAATCCAGTTTACCTCACGACACctcactgtaa